A stretch of DNA from Dokdonia sp. PRO95:
AGAGGGAGAATGGGGTAACGCTTTCGCGAAAGCGAATATCTCCAGAGACACCATACAGATCATCAGCAAATGCGGTATCCAGATGAAAGGCGATGCACGTGCAGAGAATACCATAAAACATTATCAATACGACAAAGAATACATTATCTCAAGCGCCGAAAGATCGCTGAAAGAGCTGCGTACTGAATATCTAGATTTATTCTTATTGCACAGGCCAAGCCCACTTCTAGATCCAGACGAAGTGCAAGAGGCCGTGAGCCTATTGCAGCAGCAAGGGAAGATTAAAGATTTTGGGGTATCTAATTTTACACCGCGTACTATTGATTTATTGGCTACAAAATGTGAGGTAACCGCAAATCAAGTTGAGATTTCTATTACCGAGCGTTCTTCACTTACAGATGGAACGCTTGACTATATGATGACTCACAATATAACTCCTATGAGTTGGAGTCCGCTGGGGTCTGTTTTTAGAGAAGACACACCCCAAAATGTACGTATCACGAATAAATTGAAAGAACTGGGTGATAAGTATAACGCAACCGAAGACCAACTACTACTAGCGTGGTTACTTAAACATCCAGCAAATATTCATCCAGTTATAGGAACTACAAGTAAAGATCGTATCACAAATGCTGTCGAAGCAGTAGCGATTAATCTTGAAAGAAAAGATTGGTTTGAACTGCTGGAGGCCAGCACAGGAGAAGAGGTGGCGTAGATTATAAATAAAAAAATTCTCAAAAGAAATGAAAACAGCACTTATAACAGGCGCAACCAGCGGGATAGGTAGAGCCACAGCAATACGCTTTGCAAATGAATCTATAAATCTTATTCTATGTGGGCGACGTCAAGAAGAACTAGATACGCTCAAAAATGAACTAGGTAAACTTGTTCAAGTACAGACACTCAATTTTGATGTGAGAAATAATGAGGACGTACAAAAAGCAATTTCAAACCTGCCTGAAAATTTTAAGCAAATAGACATACTAATTAATAATGCAGGTAATGCTCACGGACTCGATCCTATTCAAACAGGTTCTGTAGAGGATTGGGACGCCATGCTTGACATTAACGTAAAAGGATTGCTTTATGTGAGTAAAGCTGTCATCCCACAAATGACCGAACGTAAAAGCGGACATATAATCAACATAGGATCTACCGCGGCA
This window harbors:
- a CDS encoding aldo/keto reductase is translated as MKFSRIIQGCMTWGVWGKQFNQQQMIETMNHCLEKGITTFDHADIYGDYTTEGEWGNAFAKANISRDTIQIISKCGIQMKGDARAENTIKHYQYDKEYIISSAERSLKELRTEYLDLFLLHRPSPLLDPDEVQEAVSLLQQQGKIKDFGVSNFTPRTIDLLATKCEVTANQVEISITERSSLTDGTLDYMMTHNITPMSWSPLGSVFREDTPQNVRITNKLKELGDKYNATEDQLLLAWLLKHPANIHPVIGTTSKDRITNAVEAVAINLERKDWFELLEASTGEEVA
- a CDS encoding SDR family NAD(P)-dependent oxidoreductase, whose translation is MKTALITGATSGIGRATAIRFANESINLILCGRRQEELDTLKNELGKLVQVQTLNFDVRNNEDVQKAISNLPENFKQIDILINNAGNAHGLDPIQTGSVEDWDAMLDINVKGLLYVSKAVIPQMTERKSGHIINIGSTAAKEVYPNGNVYCASKHAVDAINQGMRIDLNKHNIRVGAVHPGMVETDFSKVRFKNDDERADKVYQGFDCLQPEDIADIIHFVVSRPYHVNIADLVVLSTAQASSTIVNKS